One Candidatus Neptunochlamydia vexilliferae genomic window, TTTTTGGGATAAAAAGCTCCTGCAAGCCCTTGGAGGGTTTGTTTACGGATCGTATAGTAGCGTCCCCAAAGGGGGACGTTTAGCTCTTTAAACGAGCGGAAGGTTTTCATGAGGTCGAGGGAAACGTGGTGGGAGCGGAGGAGTTTTAGGGGTTCATCTAATTTGCTCTTCAGCACCAGATGAAATAAAAAGGGTTGGAGTTCAGGATCTTTACTGATATTTCCATAGATAAAAGCATCGAAAAATTTCCACTGGTGTTTGTCCCAGAACTCTCCGAAAAGGGTTTTTTCTGCTTCGTTTAAGTAGTCGGTGTAGGGGTGGGGGTAGGTCTTTTTTTCTTTTTCTTCTTCCCGCTTTTCTTTGAGGTAGGCGCGAAAATGTTTTTTCCGCCACAGGGGAAAGACCCGCTCGTGATAGAGCGCTTTGACTTGGGAGGTGATCTCCTCTTTGATCGAGACAAAAGCTTGGTTGAGTTTCCGGTAGGTGTTTAGACTCATTGTTTGAGCTTCTTCCAAACTTTGCGCTGAAAAGTTTTCTCCGTTGGCGGCAAGGCGGAGAAGATCGAGGAAAAGGAGTTTATCTTCGTTGAGCTTGATCGGCTTTAAAAAGGGGTCGAGCTCTTTGCGGATTTCATCGGCAAGGGGGTTGTCCCATCCCCCTTTTGAATAGAGGGTGTGGATCGTTTCGGAAAGGTTTTTTTTTCCGAGGAGTTTGTGGAGGGCTAAGGCGACATGTTGGAGGTGGACCGCTTCTTGAACGGAGAAGGCTTGTCCAAGAGAGTGGCGGACTTTCCCTCCCCGACCCAAGATGTGGTCGAGGTAAAAGGGCCAGGTGAGCCACTCTTTTTCGGTATAGAGGGGAGTTTCCCGCTCAAGGGGGAACTCTCCATCCCAAATGGCTCCGATATGATGGGGGCTTTCGAGCCACTTGTAAATCTTTCCGATTTTTTCCTTCCGATTTTTGTCGGTTAAGATGAAATCGTTGGGGTTGGAATTGGGGTACGAGGCGAGGGCGACAATCTCTCCTGTTTCGGGGATCATGGCGACAATTGCCCCGCCCTTAATCCAAGGGGGGCAAATAGTGTCATGTCCCTTCCCAGCAAGGGAGAAATGGCGTTCCCGGTCCCGCTCGTTTAAGATTAAAAGTTCTTCGGCGTAAGCTTGCAATTCGGAAGAGAGGGTGAGGAGGATGCGGCTTCCTGCTTCGGGCTCTTTGCCACCCGGTAGGTTCCGGATGAAACGTCCCTTTGCCCCGAGCTCAACTTCCCGTTTTCCATACGTGCCTCGGAGCGATTGGTCGAGCTTCCGTTCGATCCCTGTCTTTCCGACGTGGGCGTGGATCGTATAAGCCTTTTCCTTGAGTTCGGCAAGACGCATCTCCACATCGTGACTGCTATAAAATCCCTTAGGCAAAGGGATGGGGAGCCCTTCTTCCCGTTGCTCAAGGAAAAGAGAGAGCTCTTTAATCTCTTGGGCGATGGTGAGGTATTGCCGCTGGTTGATCGCTCCCATGTAGCCGATAACATCAGCTGCTACTTTCCCTTGAGGGTAATACCGCTTTGCTCCCCGCTCCATGGCTAGGCCGGTCCAATCCTTTTCAAGGAAGCGGAGGCGGTAGTAAAGCGCTTCAGAGATGTCTTCTTTAATGACAAAGGGGGTGTTCGGAAAGATCGAGGCTTTGCTGTAGATGAGATCTTCGATGGCAACCGGGTCCATCTCTAACGCTTTCCCAAGCATGGCGGCTAAGTTTTCGATATAGCGCCGCCTCTCATAGACTTTGACCCGCTTCCCCTTTGCATCGCGCTCCCAGCTCACGAGGGGAATTTCACGGATCCGGTCGTAACAAACCGCGGCATTGTATTGGACTTTATTGATGGCAAGGGGGAGATTAAAACGATCCCGAATGGTTCCTCGGGGAGCCGCTTCCACTACAGTGCGCC contains:
- a CDS encoding penicillin-binding transpeptidase domain-containing protein → MTRDIPDKASRALHLLLVAFLMIALRVWYLGTIKHEEYVEKALKPQRRTVVEAAPRGTIRDRFNLPLAINKVQYNAAVCYDRIREIPLVSWERDAKGKRVKVYERRRYIENLAAMLGKALEMDPVAIEDLIYSKASIFPNTPFVIKEDISEALYYRLRFLEKDWTGLAMERGAKRYYPQGKVAADVIGYMGAINQRQYLTIAQEIKELSLFLEQREEGLPIPLPKGFYSSHDVEMRLAELKEKAYTIHAHVGKTGIERKLDQSLRGTYGKREVELGAKGRFIRNLPGGKEPEAGSRILLTLSSELQAYAEELLILNERDRERHFSLAGKGHDTICPPWIKGGAIVAMIPETGEIVALASYPNSNPNDFILTDKNRKEKIGKIYKWLESPHHIGAIWDGEFPLERETPLYTEKEWLTWPFYLDHILGRGGKVRHSLGQAFSVQEAVHLQHVALALHKLLGKKNLSETIHTLYSKGGWDNPLADEIRKELDPFLKPIKLNEDKLLFLDLLRLAANGENFSAQSLEEAQTMSLNTYRKLNQAFVSIKEEITSQVKALYHERVFPLWRKKHFRAYLKEKREEEKEKKTYPHPYTDYLNEAEKTLFGEFWDKHQWKFFDAFIYGNISKDPELQPFLFHLVLKSKLDEPLKLLRSHHVSLDLMKTFRSFKELNVPLWGRYYTIRKQTLQGLAGAFYPKNGFGYGKSYAYGQSTPLGSIFKLVTGYEALRQTGGKNPLEVIDEMNPKVVTENGIVLGRYPGGRLITRYHKGGCLPRSHASLGRVDFQTALERSSNIYFSLLAGEVIDHPATLQKTTEHFGFGKLTGIDLYGETRGYVPDDLRDNKTGLYSFAIGQHSLVVTPLQTAVMLATIGNGGEVLKPQIIKMKANLQGVIPTSREVKRTLEMTPRVRGELMEGMRRVVMGEKGPVQPYRIRALYEHPKWIPEYKKLQKDFVGKTSTAEFVYRPTLDRESEPLICKDIWFGALSFKEDDDYRVDMPELAVVVYLKFGDYGKEAAPLAAQIIKKWREVTAKHYN